Proteins encoded in a region of the Corynebacterium breve genome:
- a CDS encoding GlsB/YeaQ/YmgE family stress response membrane protein — protein MWTIIFWLIIGGLAGWIASMIMGKNAQMGMLANIIVGVIGAVIGGWIVSQFGSDPNANWLWSLIVATLGAVILLWIVSLFTKTKTK, from the coding sequence ATGTGGACAATTATTTTTTGGCTGATTATTGGTGGCCTCGCTGGCTGGATCGCTTCGATGATTATGGGCAAGAACGCTCAGATGGGCATGCTCGCTAACATCATCGTTGGTGTCATTGGTGCGGTTATCGGTGGCTGGATCGTCAGCCAATTCGGCAGTGACCCGAACGCAAACTGGCTATGGAGCCTGATCGTCGCAACTCTTGGCGCGGTGATCCTACTGTGGATCGTCAGCCTCTTCACCAAGACTAAGACCAAGTAA
- a CDS encoding TetR/AcrR family transcriptional regulator, with protein sequence MSTSGASDGKRKPASRRRNRPSPRQRLLESATKLFSSEGIRVIGIDRILREADVAKASLYSLFGSKDNLVIAYVENLDQQYRENWQSRTATMSDADEKILAFFDIAIEEEPKKDFRGSHFLNAANEYPRPETESEEGIVKACLEQRRWMHQTITDLLNRKNGYPSANQANQILIFLDGGLSGAQLVRDVTPLVTARDLAKQLLGEPPADYSI encoded by the coding sequence GTGAGCACATCAGGAGCTTCAGACGGCAAGCGAAAGCCTGCTTCTCGACGACGCAACCGCCCGAGTCCGCGTCAGCGACTGTTGGAATCAGCAACCAAACTCTTTTCCAGTGAGGGCATCCGAGTCATTGGCATCGACCGCATTCTGCGGGAAGCAGATGTGGCTAAGGCGTCGTTGTATTCACTCTTTGGGTCAAAGGACAACCTCGTCATTGCTTACGTGGAAAATCTTGACCAGCAGTACCGCGAAAATTGGCAGTCCCGTACAGCAACCATGTCGGATGCGGACGAAAAGATCTTGGCGTTTTTTGATATCGCCATCGAAGAAGAACCAAAGAAGGATTTCCGCGGGTCGCACTTTCTAAACGCCGCTAACGAGTACCCGCGACCGGAAACAGAATCGGAAGAGGGCATCGTCAAGGCCTGCCTCGAGCAGCGACGCTGGATGCACCAGACGATTACGGACTTGCTTAATAGGAAGAACGGCTACCCGTCAGCAAACCAAGCGAATCAGATCCTGATTTTCTTGGACGGCGGACTTTCCGGCGCACAGTTGGTGCGCGATGTTACTCCGTTGGTCACCGCGCGCGACCTCGCCAAGCAGTTGCTTGGCGAGCCGCCGGCTGACTATTCCATCTGA
- a CDS encoding heavy-metal-associated domain-containing protein, with amino-acid sequence MAVKNYTVEGMTCGHCEASVKEEIGEIAGVTEVTADHSTGAVTVTGENFTDEQVAEAVSEAGYTVK; translated from the coding sequence ATGGCAGTCAAGAACTACACCGTTGAAGGCATGACCTGCGGCCACTGCGAAGCAAGCGTCAAGGAAGAAATTGGCGAAATCGCTGGCGTTACCGAAGTCACCGCTGACCACAGCACCGGCGCTGTCACCGTTACAGGCGAAAACTTTACCGACGAGCAAGTTGCCGAAGCTGTCTCTGAAGCCGGCTACACGGTGAAGTAG
- a CDS encoding pseudouridine synthase codes for MVAPIPLEEKATAWSMIASKFMTNKLVRSMNRKKSTPNLPLPPRDGLGATRARVPQGSSVLAGDFIAHLVSTQRHRHPDDDADAVLRRFAAGEVVLRDGTPLTPESVVAPETDVFFYRRPAPEKHVPYEISIVYEDSDILVAHKPPFLATMPRAAHITETAVVRLRRATGNEELTPAHRLDRMTSGLLLMTKRREIRGAYQELFAHRQVHKLYEAIAAYRRLDLPARWEHHIAKEHGEIAATLVRDAEPNSFTNVLAVDEVDPSPFSVHAPSGRLARYILQPITGKTHQLRIQMLAAGVPILGDPVYPEVRPFGDEDYSVPMCLSSVSLAFVDPLSGQPRSFHTTGFSGLPIPEVCGGGGSLR; via the coding sequence ATGGTCGCGCCAATTCCGTTGGAAGAAAAGGCAACTGCTTGGTCAATGATTGCGTCAAAGTTCATGACGAATAAGTTAGTACGAAGTATGAACAGGAAAAAGTCCACACCGAATCTGCCCCTCCCACCGCGCGACGGACTCGGGGCCACACGGGCGCGCGTCCCGCAGGGTTCGAGCGTCTTAGCCGGCGACTTTATCGCGCATCTGGTCAGCACCCAGCGCCATCGCCACCCGGATGACGACGCAGATGCCGTCCTGCGCCGCTTTGCCGCCGGTGAAGTCGTTCTTCGCGACGGCACGCCACTTACCCCCGAAAGTGTGGTGGCCCCGGAGACCGATGTGTTTTTCTACCGACGTCCCGCCCCCGAGAAGCACGTTCCCTACGAAATCTCCATCGTTTATGAAGATTCTGACATCCTGGTTGCCCATAAGCCGCCCTTCTTGGCCACCATGCCCCGAGCCGCACACATCACCGAAACCGCCGTCGTGCGACTGCGCCGCGCCACCGGCAACGAGGAACTGACGCCAGCGCACCGGCTCGACCGCATGACCAGCGGCCTACTACTGATGACTAAGCGGCGCGAAATCCGTGGTGCCTACCAAGAGCTGTTCGCACATCGACAGGTGCACAAGTTGTACGAGGCCATCGCCGCTTATCGACGACTCGACTTGCCCGCCCGATGGGAACACCATATTGCAAAGGAACACGGCGAAATCGCTGCGACATTGGTGCGGGATGCTGAACCAAACTCATTTACCAACGTGCTGGCTGTTGACGAGGTCGACCCATCACCGTTCTCAGTTCACGCCCCGTCCGGACGCTTGGCGCGATATATATTGCAGCCAATTACGGGTAAGACACACCAACTTCGCATACAGATGCTTGCTGCCGGCGTGCCGATCCTGGGGGATCCCGTCTACCCAGAAGTACGTCCATTCGGTGACGAGGACTACAGCGTGCCGATGTGCCTGAGCTCAGTTTCTCTAGCCTTTGTCGATCCTCTAAGCGGGCAGCCGCGCAGTTTCCACACCACCGGGTTCTCTGGACTACCGATTCCTGAGGTGTGTGGGGGTGGTGGTTCTTTGCGGTGA
- a CDS encoding ATP-binding cassette domain-containing protein, whose product MIHTRQLTKKFSNRTVLNGVDLDIAQGGIHGLVGRNGVGKSTLLSLIAGQLKPTSGELTVFGEKPFDRASVMDRVALTGVDVTYPSRWRMRDILTAASLRYPGWDEVGAEQLITDFALEDSLHTGYGTLSRGQRAMVGIIVGLASSAELTLLDEPYVGLDTHNRDVFYRHLLAMRDSHRTFVVATHHIHESSKVLDSVIILGRDGTVKYQYTADELSDSYVLATGVVPEAPGVLARQESHGTERALVPRGLIENLGPGVRTETADMSRVIEALLEES is encoded by the coding sequence ATGATTCACACACGACAACTGACCAAGAAATTTTCCAACCGCACGGTGCTCAATGGTGTTGACCTCGACATTGCACAAGGGGGTATCCATGGCCTCGTCGGGCGCAACGGCGTGGGCAAGTCGACGCTGCTCTCGCTTATCGCAGGACAGCTCAAGCCTACGAGCGGCGAGCTCACGGTCTTCGGCGAGAAGCCCTTCGATCGAGCTTCAGTGATGGACCGCGTGGCGCTTACCGGCGTCGATGTCACCTATCCCAGCAGGTGGCGTATGCGCGACATCTTGACCGCCGCCAGTCTCCGCTACCCAGGGTGGGACGAGGTGGGCGCCGAGCAGCTCATCACGGACTTTGCCCTAGAAGACTCGCTTCACACTGGATACGGCACTTTGTCGCGGGGTCAGCGCGCCATGGTCGGCATTATCGTCGGTCTTGCTTCCAGTGCCGAGCTCACGCTTCTCGATGAACCCTACGTCGGGTTAGACACCCACAACCGTGATGTGTTTTACCGGCACTTGCTCGCGATGCGTGACAGTCACCGCACGTTTGTCGTAGCTACGCACCACATCCATGAGTCTTCCAAGGTACTGGATTCCGTCATTATCCTAGGTCGCGACGGGACGGTGAAGTACCAATACACTGCCGACGAACTTTCTGATTCTTATGTTCTCGCGACGGGTGTCGTGCCCGAGGCGCCAGGTGTCCTCGCGCGTCAAGAGTCCCATGGAACCGAACGTGCCTTGGTCCCGCGTGGGCTCATTGAGAACTTGGGACCTGGGGTTCGCACCGAGACCGCCGACATGAGCCGAGTTATCGAGGCTCTCTTGGAGGAAAGCTAA
- the yidC gene encoding membrane protein insertase YidC — protein sequence MLNAFVLPVSVVMKFWHWLTASVFGMDNSAAWVLSIVLLVVTIRTILVPFTWTMTKSGRIGILMRPERAAITEKYAEATSPEDVAAERQELKELQKRYGYNLAAGCVPLLIQVPMFLGLYRLLLWLAVPQPGQGPTVGVLSAEELDQFRQAELFGVPLPAFIAMTDDQFAALGTTSEEVNQVAYKLLLTAIVFTTANMIVSIARSKSQIDWTQAAARGAHKFLVSMAFFTPFMLLMIGATGPIPVALIFYWVCNNLWTAAQTLIMWFAAVKKFPLDQEHLDYAAQSKEAFFAERRAMKEQKRSRRQRQAAALVKPGSAGDIRRELKAEKEAEQAAKLEEKARKKAIAKEKTRVRAEAIKKAREERQQKKLNDDQME from the coding sequence ATGCTCAATGCATTTGTCCTGCCGGTTTCTGTAGTCATGAAGTTCTGGCATTGGCTTACCGCCTCTGTCTTCGGCATGGATAACTCTGCTGCCTGGGTCCTATCGATCGTGCTTCTCGTGGTGACTATCCGAACCATCTTGGTCCCTTTTACCTGGACAATGACCAAGTCCGGCCGCATTGGCATCCTCATGCGTCCCGAACGGGCCGCCATCACGGAAAAGTACGCCGAGGCAACGTCCCCCGAGGACGTCGCCGCCGAGCGCCAAGAACTCAAGGAGTTGCAGAAGCGTTACGGCTATAACCTCGCCGCCGGTTGTGTGCCCTTACTGATCCAGGTTCCGATGTTCCTCGGTCTGTACCGTCTGTTGCTGTGGCTCGCGGTTCCACAGCCAGGTCAGGGCCCCACCGTCGGCGTTCTCTCCGCAGAGGAATTGGACCAGTTCCGCCAAGCAGAACTTTTCGGCGTGCCACTGCCTGCTTTTATCGCCATGACCGACGATCAGTTTGCTGCCCTAGGAACGACCTCCGAAGAGGTCAATCAAGTTGCCTACAAACTGCTGCTCACCGCCATCGTCTTTACCACCGCCAATATGATTGTCTCCATCGCACGCTCCAAGTCTCAGATCGACTGGACCCAGGCGGCCGCGCGTGGCGCCCACAAGTTTCTTGTCAGTATGGCGTTTTTCACCCCATTTATGCTGCTCATGATCGGTGCAACCGGCCCGATCCCCGTCGCGCTGATTTTCTACTGGGTATGCAACAACCTCTGGACCGCCGCACAGACCTTGATCATGTGGTTCGCAGCAGTGAAGAAGTTCCCGCTGGACCAGGAGCACCTCGACTATGCAGCGCAAAGTAAGGAAGCATTCTTCGCCGAACGTCGAGCGATGAAGGAGCAGAAACGCTCTCGTCGCCAACGCCAAGCAGCGGCGCTGGTCAAACCGGGATCTGCTGGAGACATTCGCCGCGAGCTCAAGGCCGAGAAAGAAGCCGAGCAGGCGGCAAAGCTAGAGGAAAAGGCGCGCAAGAAGGCCATCGCCAAGGAGAAAACCAGGGTCCGCGCGGAAGCGATCAAGAAAGCCCGCGAAGAGCGCCAGCAAAAGAAGCTTAACGACGATCAGATGGAATAG
- a CDS encoding NYN domain-containing protein produces the protein MLERTIVFVDTSYLLASFYNSWETGARSQLEIDLPEVVNNLGTMISQQLHQPIHRQYWYDGIPESGPHRYQRALRTCDGVQLRAGQLIEWGERRTQKGVDTRLVTDIVVNAMRGQFSDFVLVSGDADMIPGVEEATNNGVRVHLYGFGWDSMSSALRHACDTTTILDPREDFADAMQLQILEGPLPPTIRERPIDDAEPIDEDPGMTAVPQPLGSTHAPFMPPAEQPSAEQPGAEQSGSKERAAEQPPADEPTTTVEAPAAEERPKPEASAAPSTPSDCLPATPTHAEADIESAADDIVEAPRTPAEMPSRSSAPKPSAPKPSMMAPRRKLRSRYVPLPEEVWTSSNFQTPFDVGQQYATWWYDNAASAEQRDKAHMLSGGGLPPEIDRPLLQFACETMHEYTLSESQRVNLRDGFHSGIRAVLINVRRGF, from the coding sequence ATGCTTGAACGCACAATTGTCTTTGTTGACACGTCTTACCTGCTTGCGAGCTTTTACAACTCGTGGGAAACGGGAGCTCGCTCTCAATTAGAAATCGATTTGCCGGAGGTAGTAAACAACCTCGGCACAATGATCAGCCAACAACTCCATCAACCTATCCATCGGCAGTACTGGTACGACGGCATACCCGAGTCGGGGCCACATAGATACCAGCGAGCGCTACGCACTTGCGACGGCGTGCAGCTTCGTGCAGGTCAGCTCATCGAATGGGGTGAGCGACGCACTCAAAAAGGCGTAGATACGCGGTTGGTTACCGATATCGTCGTCAATGCAATGCGCGGACAGTTTTCGGACTTTGTCCTAGTTTCCGGCGATGCCGACATGATTCCTGGTGTCGAAGAGGCGACGAACAACGGGGTTCGCGTCCATCTTTACGGTTTTGGTTGGGATTCGATGTCGTCCGCGCTGCGCCACGCCTGCGACACCACGACAATTCTGGACCCTCGCGAGGACTTTGCCGACGCCATGCAGCTGCAGATTCTTGAGGGGCCGCTGCCACCGACGATTCGCGAGCGCCCAATCGACGACGCCGAGCCGATCGACGAGGATCCGGGGATGACTGCGGTTCCACAACCGTTGGGATCGACTCATGCACCGTTTATGCCGCCGGCCGAGCAACCCAGTGCTGAGCAACCCGGTGCCGAGCAGTCAGGATCGAAAGAACGAGCAGCGGAGCAGCCTCCAGCCGACGAACCAACTACAACGGTTGAGGCACCCGCGGCGGAGGAACGACCTAAACCGGAAGCGTCCGCGGCGCCTTCTACGCCCTCGGACTGCTTGCCCGCCACGCCGACTCACGCGGAAGCTGACATTGAATCCGCTGCTGATGACATCGTGGAAGCCCCCCGCACGCCGGCCGAAATGCCGTCGAGGTCCAGTGCCCCTAAGCCTTCAGCACCAAAGCCGTCGATGATGGCTCCGCGTCGAAAGCTGCGCTCGCGCTATGTTCCACTACCGGAGGAAGTCTGGACTTCATCGAATTTCCAAACACCATTCGACGTCGGTCAACAGTACGCAACCTGGTGGTATGACAACGCCGCGTCGGCCGAACAGCGCGATAAGGCGCACATGTTGTCCGGAGGTGGGCTGCCTCCTGAGATCGACCGCCCGCTACTGCAGTTTGCCTGTGAAACCATGCACGAGTACACGCTCAGCGAAAGTCAACGAGTGAATCTGCGTGACGGCTTCCACTCCGGGATCCGGGCCGTGCTGATCAACGTTCGTCGCGGGTTCTAG
- a CDS encoding universal stress protein has protein sequence MTKEDIVVVAVDGSDASNNAVRWAANTANKRGIPLRLASSYTMPQFLYAEGMVPPQELFDDLQNETMEKIEAARGIAHEVAPEIKIGHTIAEGSPIDMLLEMSKDVSMIVMGSRGLGGLSGMVLGSVSAAVVSHAECPVVVVREDNPVDETTKYGPVIVGVDGSDVSQRATEVAFAEADARGSELVAVHTWMDMQVQASMAGLAAAQEQWEIVEKEQSEMLAERLAPLVEKYPNVQVKKVISRDRPVRTLVEQAEGAQLLVTGSHGRGGFKGMLLGSTSRALLQSAPCPMMVVRPVSA, from the coding sequence ATGACCAAGGAAGACATTGTTGTCGTAGCAGTCGACGGTTCAGATGCCTCCAATAATGCTGTTCGATGGGCGGCAAATACCGCTAACAAGCGGGGCATTCCATTGCGCTTGGCATCCAGCTACACGATGCCACAGTTCCTCTACGCCGAGGGCATGGTTCCGCCGCAGGAGCTTTTCGACGACTTGCAGAACGAGACCATGGAGAAGATCGAAGCGGCGCGCGGAATCGCGCACGAGGTAGCGCCTGAGATCAAGATCGGTCACACGATCGCAGAGGGTTCTCCGATCGACATGCTCCTGGAAATGTCCAAGGATGTCAGCATGATCGTGATGGGTTCGCGTGGTCTAGGCGGTCTATCCGGCATGGTTCTTGGTTCTGTTTCCGCAGCTGTGGTTTCCCACGCTGAGTGCCCAGTTGTTGTTGTCCGCGAGGACAACCCAGTTGACGAGACCACAAAGTACGGTCCGGTCATCGTCGGCGTGGACGGCTCTGATGTCTCGCAGCGCGCGACGGAGGTAGCTTTTGCAGAGGCAGATGCCCGCGGTTCCGAGCTCGTCGCGGTCCACACCTGGATGGACATGCAGGTCCAGGCTTCGATGGCCGGTCTTGCTGCAGCGCAGGAGCAGTGGGAGATCGTCGAGAAGGAGCAGTCCGAGATGCTTGCAGAGCGTCTGGCGCCTCTCGTCGAGAAGTACCCTAACGTTCAGGTGAAGAAGGTTATTTCCCGCGATCGCCCTGTGCGCACTCTGGTGGAGCAGGCTGAGGGAGCTCAGCTGCTGGTCACCGGTTCTCACGGGCGTGGTGGCTTCAAGGGAATGCTCCTGGGATCGACTTCCCGCGCACTGTTGCAGTCTGCGCCTTGCCCAATGATGGTTGTTCGACCAGTTTCGGCTTAA
- a CDS encoding PspA/IM30 family protein has protein sequence MANPFGKGWKYLMASFDQKIDENADPKVQIQQAVNAAKEQHQQITRQAANVIGNKKQLEMQMDRLQKSQEDHQNKARTAIQAADEAAAAGDTAKAAQFNNTAEVFSSQLVAIEQELENTKSMYQQAAEAADQAQRQQQESEARLKGQLAEVDKLLSQADQASMQQKTTEAMDTIGQFQTDDSVPTLDGIRDKIERRYADALGQQELLGNTVSDRMAEITTAGTDMKASAKLDEIRASMRGTGELTAGESADQDSDADLEEVDAVVDEADTADAADAADGK, from the coding sequence ATGGCAAATCCTTTCGGCAAGGGTTGGAAGTACCTCATGGCCTCTTTCGATCAAAAGATCGATGAGAACGCCGACCCAAAGGTCCAGATTCAGCAGGCCGTTAATGCAGCGAAAGAGCAGCACCAGCAGATCACCCGTCAGGCGGCGAACGTGATCGGCAACAAGAAGCAGCTCGAGATGCAGATGGACCGCTTGCAAAAGTCGCAGGAAGACCACCAAAACAAGGCTCGTACTGCCATCCAGGCTGCGGACGAAGCAGCTGCCGCGGGCGATACCGCCAAGGCTGCGCAATTCAACAACACTGCTGAGGTCTTCTCTTCCCAGCTTGTAGCTATCGAGCAGGAACTTGAGAACACCAAGTCCATGTACCAGCAGGCGGCAGAGGCAGCAGATCAGGCGCAGCGCCAGCAGCAGGAATCCGAAGCTCGCCTCAAGGGCCAGCTCGCCGAGGTGGACAAATTGCTGTCTCAGGCCGACCAGGCCTCGATGCAGCAAAAGACCACCGAGGCGATGGATACCATCGGTCAGTTCCAAACCGACGACTCTGTTCCAACCCTCGATGGTATCCGCGACAAGATCGAGCGCCGCTACGCTGATGCTCTTGGCCAGCAGGAACTCCTTGGAAACACCGTGAGTGACCGGATGGCTGAGATCACCACCGCGGGCACCGACATGAAGGCTTCCGCGAAGCTCGACGAGATCCGCGCTTCCATGCGCGGCACCGGTGAACTGACCGCCGGTGAATCCGCGGACCAGGACTCAGATGCAGACCTCGAAGAGGTCGACGCAGTGGTGGATGAGGCAGACACTGCAGACGCAGCTGACGCTGCTGACGGCAAATAG
- a CDS encoding heavy-metal-associated domain-containing protein, with translation MTKNYRVANITNEDDAQKLVNEINEVPGTQGVEVDATTGRVRVTGEGFSDALIEDAVESAGFSLLDD, from the coding sequence ATGACCAAGAATTACCGTGTAGCAAACATCACCAACGAGGATGATGCCCAAAAACTGGTCAATGAGATCAACGAGGTTCCTGGCACCCAGGGCGTCGAGGTAGATGCCACTACTGGTCGCGTCAGGGTCACCGGCGAAGGCTTCAGCGACGCACTGATCGAAGATGCTGTGGAGTCTGCAGGTTTTTCGCTTCTGGACGACTAG
- a CDS encoding class E sortase: protein MAHLQQLARRPVSITHVLGEILLTVGVIILLFAYYEAFWTNVKSNQLQAEASTNLDEQWEKERVNPRAKHMPELGEAFARMYIPAFGSDFNFAIVEGTSDADLLAGPGRYVDSQMPGEPGNFAVAGHRVGKGAPFNDLGNLQACDAIIVETATQWVTYRVLPIESTDGSSRSAAVQSCLTPEQSQRVAEGDYAQVSGRHITLPGNISVIDPIPGTQPPADEAGLATLESLLTLTTCHPQFSNAERMIVHAMETEVMDKSAGRPPAFEETI, encoded by the coding sequence ATGGCTCATCTTCAGCAGCTGGCACGTAGGCCGGTGTCGATTACCCATGTGCTAGGCGAAATTCTTTTGACCGTGGGTGTGATTATTTTACTTTTCGCTTACTACGAGGCGTTCTGGACAAACGTGAAGTCCAACCAACTCCAGGCCGAAGCATCGACCAACCTGGACGAGCAGTGGGAAAAGGAACGGGTGAACCCTCGCGCCAAGCACATGCCAGAGCTTGGAGAAGCGTTCGCGCGCATGTACATCCCAGCGTTTGGTTCCGATTTCAACTTCGCCATCGTTGAGGGCACCTCCGATGCCGATCTGCTGGCTGGTCCGGGCCGCTACGTTGATTCGCAAATGCCTGGTGAGCCGGGTAACTTCGCTGTCGCAGGCCACCGTGTAGGCAAAGGCGCGCCCTTCAACGATCTGGGAAATCTCCAGGCATGCGATGCCATCATTGTTGAAACTGCCACGCAGTGGGTGACCTACCGTGTGCTGCCGATCGAGTCGACAGATGGTTCGTCGAGAAGCGCTGCGGTGCAAAGTTGCCTGACACCAGAACAGTCGCAGCGCGTGGCGGAAGGTGACTATGCGCAGGTGAGCGGACGTCACATCACACTGCCAGGCAATATCAGCGTGATTGATCCGATTCCTGGCACCCAGCCGCCAGCTGACGAGGCCGGGCTCGCGACCCTGGAAAGTCTGCTGACTTTGACCACCTGTCACCCGCAGTTTTCCAACGCAGAGCGCATGATCGTGCACGCGATGGAGACGGAAGTGATGGACAAATCGGCGGGCCGCCCGCCAGCGTTTGAGGAAACGATCTAA
- a CDS encoding GntR family transcriptional regulator produces the protein MDNEAEPLFRQIATLVEDSIVDGNLNAGEQAPSTNELAKFHEINPATARKGLNLLVDQGVLEKRRGIGMFVADNARQVIVDKRSEEFAGSYIAPLIDEALRLGYDRTVLHDLINRVAESRGMYR, from the coding sequence ATGGACAACGAAGCAGAGCCGCTCTTCCGGCAAATCGCCACGCTCGTCGAAGACTCCATCGTCGATGGCAATCTGAATGCCGGCGAACAGGCGCCTTCCACGAACGAACTCGCCAAATTTCACGAAATTAACCCTGCCACCGCCCGAAAAGGCCTCAACCTTCTTGTCGATCAAGGCGTCCTAGAAAAACGCCGCGGCATCGGCATGTTTGTCGCCGACAATGCCCGACAGGTGATCGTCGACAAGCGAAGCGAAGAATTCGCTGGTAGTTACATCGCGCCGCTTATCGACGAGGCCCTGCGCCTGGGGTATGACCGCACTGTATTGCACGACCTGATCAACCGCGTAGCCGAAAGCCGAGGAATGTACCGATGA
- a CDS encoding TM2 domain-containing protein: MTTPNNSNYDYNPFDPNPSYQQGNQPSARPSFEQPQFDSQFAQPQYGQPQQFANVPAQQPQPMYAAYNAAGLPSQPKNKIVAAVLAFFLGSFGVHNFYLGYNSKAIAQLSISVIGLITAIIFIGFIMLMITGIWAFVEFIMILLGAGQYNRDAHGVPLI; encoded by the coding sequence ATGACTACCCCCAACAACAGCAACTACGATTACAACCCGTTCGACCCGAACCCTTCCTACCAGCAGGGTAACCAGCCTTCGGCTCGGCCGTCGTTTGAGCAGCCTCAATTCGACTCGCAGTTTGCACAGCCTCAATATGGGCAGCCGCAGCAGTTCGCTAACGTTCCAGCGCAACAACCACAGCCGATGTACGCGGCCTACAATGCTGCGGGACTTCCATCTCAGCCAAAGAACAAGATTGTCGCCGCTGTGCTTGCGTTCTTCCTTGGTTCCTTCGGCGTGCACAACTTCTATCTTGGTTACAACAGCAAGGCGATCGCTCAGCTCTCGATTTCGGTCATCGGCCTGATCACTGCGATCATCTTCATCGGCTTCATCATGCTGATGATCACCGGAATTTGGGCATTTGTCGAATTCATCATGATCCTGCTCGGTGCCGGCCAGTACAACCGCGACGCCCACGGAGTTCCACTTATCTAG
- the trxA gene encoding thioredoxin codes for MLQTLQKLGSKMATIDVTEDTFEQTVTADGIVIVDAWAEWCGPCKQFASTFEKVSEEHEDVTFAKLNTEEQQQLAAALQIQAIPTLMAFRDGIMVYREAGALPPAAFSSLVEQVKALDMDDVRRQIAEQNDQQ; via the coding sequence ATTCTACAAACATTACAAAAGTTAGGAAGCAAAATGGCAACGATCGATGTAACGGAAGATACTTTTGAGCAGACCGTCACTGCCGACGGCATTGTCATCGTCGACGCATGGGCTGAATGGTGTGGTCCGTGCAAGCAGTTCGCGTCAACCTTTGAAAAGGTGTCCGAGGAGCACGAGGACGTCACCTTTGCGAAGCTGAACACCGAGGAGCAGCAGCAGCTGGCTGCAGCGTTGCAGATCCAGGCCATCCCGACGTTGATGGCTTTCCGCGACGGGATCATGGTTTACCGTGAAGCCGGCGCGCTCCCGCCGGCAGCTTTTAGCAGCCTTGTCGAGCAGGTCAAGGCGCTTGATATGGACGACGTTCGTCGCCAGATCGCGGAACAGAACGACCAGCAGTAA